Below is a genomic region from Ascaphus truei isolate aAscTru1 chromosome 5, aAscTru1.hap1, whole genome shotgun sequence.
ACTTTCCTCTGTTGCACCTTTCTAATTTAATAACGTCATTAACTCTGCCCTTAGGTTCAAGAACTGTTGGAAAAGGCCTCGGATACTAATGTAAGTTATGTACAATTCCCATGTCCCCTATAAGGGTTATATTTCCAGTCTCACAAACATGTTTAAGAATTGTATCTGTAGACCCACTTGGCAAAATGTATTTTAAAGTTGCTGTAAATTGAACACACAGCCATATAATAGTCTGTACCACTGTAACATTTTTACTTTAGTATCTTAAGAAATTCattcccatatttactaagcagccttcTGCCATAAGACCCCTTCCAATTGTAGAAGGCACTTTACAGCCTATTGACTTGCGTGGGCAGTAACTGGTCACCCAGTGCTGGAAGATGTCttgtggcagaagactgcttggcAAATATGGTCCTTATTTTCCAAGTTGGAGCAGTATAGATTCATCATGGTTCTGATGCCCTTTTCCGTGAACCAACAAGACATTTCTTCATAGATGTAATAGTACGTAAAGAGCTTTTGAAACCTGGTCTGTCCTTCCTATCTACCGACGGTAAGGCTTTGCAAGCTTTGCACAAAATATATCTTGGACTTCTACCACAACCTATAAGGACATACTACAGTGTTGAGAATTTAGCAGAAATGCCACATTTGCGGTGATGAGGGGCGAGCTATAACCCATTGGTTCCATATCCGTGTTCCTGAAAAAACAGACACTTATTGCAACCACAACTATATTCACAATACAGAATTGGTGACCAAGCTAAAACTTAGCTGTATAAGCATTATAATATAGTAGGCAAAAGCTTTAAGAACCCCATGtaaaaaaaggggttaaaagtgATGCAcctagtgtgctcatttgcatgtcactacccagaatccttttctGCATCTTAACCATTGTATGGTATGTGACAATGGGCTGAATAaggcaggtttggggacctgtggAAGACATGCAGACACACTCATGGGTGTTTAGCTCTATAAATAGTATACTGCTTATGGGTTTCACAGTGAGGTGTGGGATCGCTACGAATGATGGAATGTGCAAATAcagtaacggggggggggggggggtggggaggggatctCCACGTGACTAATTTTTAAAGGGGGTTGGGAGAGAAGGGTATAGcttctttttttcctttcttcCCAGCTTGTGTCTTCCTGTCCGGAGATCAAATGGCACTTTATTGGACATCTGCAGAAAAACCATATCAATAAGTTAGCTGGTAAGGCTCTTTATCCCTGTGTGAGCGGGAAGTGACATGAACAGTTAGATGGAAATAATGGGAGAATATATACACAAATCCCTGGATTCGCTGAAAGGGGCAGTCTCTTCCACCCCCGCACCCTCCCTCCTCAGATCAAAAGGTACCAATGTCAGCGACCACGTTTACGGAGTTAAATCTGGATGAGTTTACGAAGAGCCTACAAAACACTGCtgctcagtcctcaagggctataaCAAAATCCACATTTGGGGCAATACATACATAAACAAGTTGTCTTAGTAATATATTATGGGTTgggttatgtatgtatttatttagagaAGTCCTAACCTAAAACATGGTCAGGTGGTAGCCCTTGAGAAATGAACATTACTGTGAGCCTGTAAACATGATGAGCTGAGaatttttgagggggggggggtattttcctggatactcccttttgtgtgatgtcactgtgctgaGCAAGAGTTTGCATAGGCAGAGCCCCCTCTCTATAAATTCTCCatacagagaggtgtgtgtgtgtacaatgtacACTTCTCTACATAGAACTTTGCAGCCACAATGAGTCTTCCCCAAAGAGCTTACTTTCTAATTTTGACACCCGAAGCACTGTGAGATAAAAAAttttgctcaaggtcacaaggagagctggCACTGAGCTCCAAATAgagttcacccacttcaaaggcaatgACATTACAACTAAGTTACTACTTCAGCCCTATTATTTATTATGACTCTCCAGGTCTGATCCGTCATCTACAACTCTTCTTTCCTTCCACAGCTGTGCCAAACCTTCACATGTTGGAAACCATAGACTCCTCGAAACTGGCTGACAAGGTCAACAGCTCCTGGCAGAAGAAAGGATTGGCTGAGAAGCTAAAGGTCATGGTGCAGGTTAACACAAGTAGGGAATGCAGTAAGTGAACTTGGCATTGACTTCACTTTGGGGCTATGATGGATCTTTCGTTTGTGGGTAGTTTCCTTGCAGATGCAAAAGGGTTAACTGATTGAAGCACCAAGAATGTTTAGAGGCACAGAGGTGGAGCCATCACATAAACCCATTCTCCTTTAAGGTAAACATGGCCTTCCTCCTGGGGATACTGTGGGTCTGGTGAAGCATATCATGGAGAATTGTCCCAGTCTGCAGTTTGTGGGATTAATGACCATCGGGAGCTTTGGTTATGATGTCACAGAAGGAATTAACCCAGACTTCCAGGTACGCACGATCTGTGAGaggtggtctaggacatttggttgtggCGGTTTTTTCCGCAACCAAATCTCCCCCGGTATTTAGCTGCTACTCGCCTCCCCACCGGCTACTTCGCCGCCAAGGTAaatccctaaccttaccctaaaaccccctaatcttaacccctaataccaacgctaccctaaaaaccctaacctctTACCTTAAAATCcttatccttaaccccctacccataCTTCTAAATGAACCCCTAAATTAACTTACCTTGTTGACGCGTCTAGCTGCAGAGGGTCCCTCGGCGGCCAAATGCTGGCAGAGACTTGGTTGTGGCGAGACGGCCGctgccaaatgtcccattccttTGAGTGGTGTTCAGCAGACTGTGGGTTGCACCCGACTGGATTGAATAGAGCCTGTGGGGAGGCAGAACCAAACTTTCTTATTGGGTGGGGAGGCAGTTGTGTCAAACTGAATTGTCGGTTAGTTGGGTGCACATTTTGCAGGCTATAGCTGGGATTAAACTGGATTGTCGGAAGAGGAGGACCAGTATTCCAAGGCCTCGCTAAGATATACAAAACATGATTTATATATTCAAAACATGCTTATCATGCATTTTAGGAGACCATTTTATTCCAGCTTAGTGGAAGTTTTTAAAAAATTTATTTTGGTGCTTAAAACCCCCAAGAAATATGATGTTAAAGGTCATAGACATACTAATATTATATTCCTCTCAAGTAACTCTAACTTAACACCTACTACTGCTCCAAAAAGTATGCTTAGTGATGCTAGGGGAGTAAAGTTGGAGTGAAGTACTCCAGCACATTAACGGCAAAACATATGTCAATGTAACATCTTGGTACAAGCATCTGGAATATTGGCTTATGATCTAACTGAACCTCCATTGATTTTCACTCACTTAAGGCTTTTTGTTTGCTGAAAGGGTAGTAGATATAGGAAATAGCCTTCCAGCAGAGGGTGCGTCATGGTGAGTTGCAAGCCCATTTCTGCTGGTTAAAAGAATAAGTAGGCTGGTGCCTCTAGGAGTGGGCTGTAGTGTTAATCCTTCCACCCCATGTTTAGGTGTTGCTGGCTCAGCggcaggaggtgtgtgagaagctGGGGCTGCAGGTGGAAGCAATGGAGCTCAGTATGGGGATGTCCGCAGACTTTGAGCATGCGGTGAGTTCATTATGACTTTCCTGGGCTTCTGGTAGACAGGAGCCCTTAGTTACCTTCAGGGTCAATGTACTATGCAAAGACATTTCAAGTGATGGAAGTGATCAGGCCCTATATAGGGTCGTCCAACAATTGGGGAGCGCTCGCGAATTTGAGGGCAGGTATATGTGAAAGATAGAAACCAAAAATAATGTAGCCAgttcatataaaatatatagagtgataaaaaaaatgtgttaatcCCACTCACAATGGTAATGAAAAAGGTAGGCAGATCAGAGATACTTCTCTCTCTGACATGAGCTCTTTGGTCGGTGCACCTCTGTGGAATCTGTTCTGTGTATCGTGTTACTCCAGTCACATTGAGTGGATACGAGAGAGAAAGAATGCACTAATAGGGTAGTACGTCCAAATAAATATGTTGCACAAACAATAGTAATAGTCGCAATTCCAACTCACATTTTAACAATGTATCATAGACATTCGAGAGGACCCGCTGATCAGTAATCCAATACTGGT
It encodes:
- the PLPBP gene encoding pyridoxal phosphate homeostasis protein yields the protein MWKVGMSEDIGRALQSVLEKVHHAAARRPQNLLSVQPRLVAVSKTKPADMVIEAYRHGQRFFGENYVQELLEKASDTNLVSSCPEIKWHFIGHLQKNHINKLAAVPNLHMLETIDSSKLADKVNSSWQKKGLAEKLKVMVQVNTSRECSKHGLPPGDTVGLVKHIMENCPSLQFVGLMTIGSFGYDVTEGINPDFQVLLAQRQEVCEKLGLQVEAMELSMGMSADFEHAIEVGSTNVRIGSTIFGERIYSKDTKGDQTVTDAQDKLGTLSVQGQ